One Kitasatospora sp. NBC_01287 DNA window includes the following coding sequences:
- a CDS encoding helix-turn-helix transcriptional regulator has translation MAKDDQPEWVRQHRREVGERIGQARRRRGLTQEQLAEQLSVDSKTISRAENGWHSIGLDLVAWIAHALEVPSGDLLPRDRPPGPAGG, from the coding sequence GTGGCGAAAGATGATCAACCGGAGTGGGTCCGACAACACCGTCGAGAGGTCGGCGAGCGCATCGGCCAGGCCCGTCGGCGGCGCGGCCTGACCCAGGAACAACTGGCCGAGCAGCTCAGCGTCGACAGCAAAACCATCTCGCGGGCCGAGAATGGCTGGCACTCGATCGGCCTCGATCTCGTCGCCTGGATCGCCCACGCTCTCGAAGTCCCGTCAGGCGATCTCCTGCCGAGGGATAGGCCGCCCGGCCCTGCCGGGGGGTGA
- a CDS encoding helix-turn-helix domain-containing protein, with translation MVAPDLPIGDRIRHYRQTRGGRRQDVIAGLVGITPDYLGQIERGLKTPTIQVLHAIAQELGVPTAALLAEAPVLASTPRDSTEPAIAQALMGYGPPRSAEPVPTPALRERVEQAWRSWQTSRTRFTDAATVLPALIADTEHAVRAHRADPGQHRNALRISADLYFLLRSYLRRTGRVDLSLMAADRAVRAAEDADDPLRIAAAQWNLGHVLLAADEPDGAEQVVLRAAEAIKQEAIEEEKRAAMAGALQLVSVVAAARRRDWWTARDRLNKARTTAQHVGEGNVAWTVYGPVNVELHRVSIEMEAGEAGEALRMADAVDTSGLPSMEREFTFLLEVARCYDLRREDSAVLLHLLELEQMAPEDLARQPMARDMLLGLIRRARAMHARQAEALAGRVGVL, from the coding sequence ATGGTCGCCCCAGATCTCCCCATCGGTGACCGCATCCGGCACTACCGGCAAACCCGCGGCGGCCGCCGCCAGGACGTCATCGCCGGCCTCGTCGGGATCACCCCGGACTACCTCGGCCAGATCGAACGCGGCCTCAAAACCCCCACCATCCAGGTCCTGCATGCCATCGCCCAGGAGCTCGGAGTGCCCACAGCAGCCCTGCTAGCCGAGGCGCCCGTGCTGGCCAGCACGCCCCGCGACAGCACCGAACCGGCCATCGCCCAGGCCCTCATGGGCTACGGGCCGCCCCGTAGTGCCGAACCCGTTCCCACCCCGGCCCTGCGCGAACGCGTCGAGCAAGCCTGGCGCAGCTGGCAGACCTCGCGCACCAGATTCACTGACGCCGCCACCGTGCTGCCCGCACTCATCGCCGACACCGAACACGCCGTCCGCGCCCACCGCGCTGACCCGGGACAGCACCGCAACGCCCTACGGATCTCCGCCGACCTCTACTTCCTTCTCCGCTCCTATCTCCGCCGCACCGGACGCGTCGACCTCTCCCTCATGGCCGCCGACCGGGCCGTCCGCGCCGCCGAGGATGCCGACGACCCGCTGCGGATCGCCGCCGCTCAGTGGAATTTGGGCCATGTCCTCCTCGCCGCTGATGAGCCCGACGGTGCCGAACAGGTCGTCCTGCGAGCCGCGGAGGCCATCAAGCAGGAGGCGATCGAGGAGGAGAAGCGCGCCGCCATGGCCGGCGCCCTGCAGCTCGTCAGCGTCGTCGCCGCGGCCCGCCGCCGCGACTGGTGGACCGCCCGCGATCGACTCAACAAGGCCCGCACGACCGCCCAACACGTCGGCGAAGGCAACGTCGCCTGGACCGTCTACGGACCCGTCAACGTCGAGCTGCACCGCGTCTCGATTGAGATGGAGGCCGGCGAAGCAGGGGAGGCCCTGCGAATGGCCGATGCCGTCGACACCAGCGGCCTGCCGTCGATGGAGCGCGAATTCACGTTCCTCCTCGAAGTCGCCCGCTGCTACGACCTGCGCCGTGAGGACTCCGCCGTCCTCCTTCACCTCCTGGAGCTGGAGCAGATGGCCCCCGAGGACCTGGCCAGGCAGCCGATGGCCCGCGACATGCTCCTCGGCCTGATCCGGCGGGCCCGGGCGATGCACGCCCGACAGGCAGAGGCGCTGGCCGGCAGGGTCGGTGTCCTGTGA
- a CDS encoding HAD family hydrolase: protein MVLVLWDVDHTLIATRGVGRDAFAGAFERATGRPLVHQAEITGRSELVIFRETLALHGLPRDLVDFPTYTALLADEYGRRAADLRERGHALPGAAAALDALAAVPGVVQTVGTGNVRPVAEVKLATFGLDRHIDFEVGGYGEDAEVRADMIRVVLRRGGVKPFEAIIFGDTVADVEAGWETGVGVVGVATGRTSAEELAAAGADVVLPSLEDTARVVELVQARG from the coding sequence ATGGTGCTGGTGCTTTGGGATGTTGACCACACGCTGATCGCGACGCGCGGGGTTGGACGCGACGCGTTCGCGGGTGCGTTCGAGCGGGCGACTGGGCGGCCGTTGGTGCATCAGGCGGAGATCACGGGCCGCAGCGAGTTGGTCATTTTCCGGGAGACGCTGGCGCTGCATGGCCTGCCTCGGGATCTGGTCGATTTCCCGACGTACACGGCGCTGCTCGCGGATGAGTACGGGCGGCGGGCGGCGGATTTGCGGGAGCGCGGGCATGCGCTGCCGGGGGCCGCGGCCGCGCTGGATGCGCTCGCGGCGGTGCCGGGGGTGGTGCAGACGGTGGGGACGGGGAATGTGCGGCCGGTTGCGGAGGTCAAGCTGGCTACGTTCGGCCTGGATCGGCACATTGACTTCGAGGTGGGCGGGTATGGGGAGGACGCGGAGGTGCGGGCGGACATGATCCGGGTCGTGCTCAGGCGGGGTGGCGTGAAGCCGTTCGAGGCGATCATTTTCGGGGACACGGTCGCGGACGTTGAGGCCGGCTGGGAGACGGGCGTGGGCGTCGTGGGGGTGGCCACCGGGCGGACGAGTGCGGAGGAGCTGGCGGCGGCCGGTGCCGACGTGGTGCTGCCCAGCCTGGAGGACACGGCGCGGGTCGTGGAGCTGGTCCAGGCGCGAGGCTGA